Proteins from one Gossypium raimondii isolate GPD5lz chromosome 8, ASM2569854v1, whole genome shotgun sequence genomic window:
- the LOC105793615 gene encoding heavy metal-associated isoprenylated plant protein 30, whose translation MASLIARAFGSLLSVIAYCIYGYRGKKKSVSTNINYCNFNMPKGRPPLSLQTVDLKVRMCCTGCERIVKNAIYKLRGIDSVEVDLEMEKVTVIGYVDRNKVLKRVRRAGKRAEFWPYPDPPLYFTSTTEYFKDTTNEFRESYNYYRHGYNLGHRHGNIPMTHRGDDKVSNFFNDDNVNACCLM comes from the exons ATGGCTAGCTTAATTGCCAGAGCATTTGGCTCCTTATTATCGGTCATCGCTTACTGTATCTATGGCTACCGAGGCAAGAAGAAAAGCGTCAGCACCAACATCAATTACTGCAACTTCAACATGCCCAAGGGTCGACCACCACTTTCTTTGCAG ACTGTGGACCTCAAAGTTAGGATGTGCTGCACTGGTTGCGAGAGAATAGTGAAGAACGCCATTTACAAGCTTAGAG GGATTGATTCGGTGGAAGTGGACCTAGAAATGGAAAAAGTGACGGTGATCGGGTACGTTGATCGGAACAAGGTGCTGAAACGAGTGAGGAGGGCTGGAAAGAGGGCTGAATTCTGGCCCTACCCGGATCCTCCTTTGTACTTCACCTCCACCACCGAATACTTTAAAGACACAACAAACGAGTTCAGAGAGAGTTACAACTATTACAGGCATGGTTACAACCTGGGACATAGGCATGGCAACATTCCAATGACGCATCGTGGAGATGACAAGGTCAGCAACTTTTTCAACGACGACAATGTCAATGCGTGCTGCCTCATGTAA